One Ignavibacterium album JCM 16511 genomic region harbors:
- a CDS encoding cupin domain-containing protein, with amino-acid sequence MPVLIDKPTVIPAAGTKPKIIEEYFGRVNSGTSLVSIARMKSPAGWTEPAQQPEFDEYTVVLKGTLRVETKDKVIDVKEGSAILTQSGEWIRYSTPFEGGAEYVAVCIPAFSPDTVHREE; translated from the coding sequence ATGCCGGTTCTGATTGATAAGCCAACAGTAATTCCAGCAGCTGGAACAAAACCAAAAATAATTGAAGAATATTTTGGTCGTGTTAATTCGGGTACATCACTAGTCAGTATTGCACGAATGAAAAGTCCTGCCGGTTGGACTGAACCAGCACAACAACCGGAATTTGATGAATACACGGTAGTATTAAAAGGAACTCTTCGCGTTGAAACAAAAGATAAAGTAATTGATGTTAAAGAAGGCTCGGCGATTTTGACACAGTCTGGTGAATGGATAAGATACAGCACTCCCTTCGAAGGTGGTGCAGAGTATGTTGCAGTATGTATTCCGGCATTTTCACCCGATACGGTTCACAGAGAAGAATAA
- a CDS encoding class I SAM-dependent methyltransferase, translated as METKTDYNKIASAYDERYKSNYLPKVEESLLSIASEKSIRLILEAGCGTGRWLKALTSLNKKLFGLDYSIGMLKVADTEQYDLMLINADACKLPFAKNSFDMIFCINAIHHFPNKELFFSEATATLSQNGIICIYGVDPQIDKDWYVYDYFNEVYEKDLERFPSLKETKKLCELFGLRIEEQMIVEKVYSERIGDEVFSDPFLKKHMNSQLANLSDEEYQKGMERIKYNISVEPETKFITDIKFYLTKARKES; from the coding sequence ATGGAAACAAAAACAGACTATAATAAAATTGCTTCGGCTTACGATGAGAGATATAAATCAAACTATCTACCGAAGGTTGAAGAATCTCTCTTAAGTATTGCGTCTGAAAAAAGTATCCGTTTAATTCTTGAAGCAGGATGTGGTACCGGCAGATGGCTTAAAGCATTAACTTCATTAAACAAAAAATTGTTCGGACTTGACTACTCAATTGGAATGTTGAAAGTTGCAGACACTGAACAATACGATTTGATGCTGATTAATGCTGATGCTTGTAAACTTCCGTTTGCAAAAAATAGTTTTGATATGATTTTTTGTATAAACGCAATTCATCACTTTCCAAACAAGGAATTATTTTTTTCTGAAGCAACAGCCACATTATCGCAAAATGGTATCATATGTATATATGGAGTTGATCCACAAATTGATAAAGACTGGTATGTGTATGATTACTTTAACGAAGTATATGAAAAAGATCTGGAAAGATTTCCATCATTAAAAGAAACCAAAAAATTATGTGAGTTGTTTGGACTTCGTATCGAAGAACAAATGATTGTTGAAAAAGTATATTCTGAAAGAATTGGTGACGAAGTTTTCTCAGATCCGTTTCTAAAAAAACATATGAACTCCCAGCTTGCAAATCTTTCAGATGAAGAATATCAGAAAGGAATGGAGAGAATTAAATATAATATTTCTGTTGAACCAGAAACAAAATTTATCACCGATATTAAATTCTACTTAACAAAAGCAAGAAAGGAATCTTAA
- a CDS encoding YybH family protein encodes MRLNIFLSILLLIPVFVFAQNQSELSSQIEKLNKIYAQSIISNDTKTMMSLYTEDVVSLPSYQPMIRGIETLRTLSEQVENSEWKTTSFDMKTTDIIPTGNFVIEVGNYKMTMSGPGVPDWSDEGKYLTVWQKQDDGRLKIKIEMWNTDLNPWLQMQQSEGEQK; translated from the coding sequence ATGCGTTTAAATATTTTTCTCTCAATCTTGTTACTAATTCCTGTTTTTGTGTTTGCACAAAATCAAAGTGAGCTTTCTTCGCAAATCGAAAAGCTTAATAAAATTTATGCGCAATCGATAATTAGTAATGATACAAAAACGATGATGTCTCTTTATACCGAAGATGTTGTTTCACTTCCAAGTTATCAGCCGATGATAAGAGGAATCGAGACTTTACGAACACTTAGTGAGCAGGTAGAAAATTCAGAATGGAAAACAACATCATTTGATATGAAAACCACCGACATAATTCCCACAGGAAATTTTGTGATTGAAGTTGGAAATTATAAAATGACGATGTCTGGTCCCGGTGTTCCGGACTGGAGTGATGAAGGGAAATACTTAACTGTTTGGCAAAAACAGGATGATGGTAGATTGAAAATAAAAATTGAAATGTGGAACACTGACTTAAATCCCTGGTTACAAATGCAGCAATCTGAAGGCGAACAAAAATAA
- a CDS encoding SRPBCC family protein gives MKIYQLKSSQILPVSLTTAWKFFSDPKNLSKITPKWLNFEITSDLPNRMYAGMIISYKVRPMLNIPQTWITEITHVNEPFYFVDEQRFGPYKMWHHEHIFTEIPDVGVEMQDIVTYVVPFGILGRIANSLFVRKKVLEIFEYRKEVLKKMFGPSVNREGKLEYFTLEKY, from the coding sequence ATGAAAATTTATCAACTTAAATCATCGCAAATATTGCCGGTTTCTTTAACAACGGCCTGGAAATTTTTCTCTGATCCTAAAAACCTTTCTAAAATTACACCTAAATGGCTGAATTTTGAAATCACTTCTGATTTACCAAACAGAATGTATGCCGGAATGATTATCTCATATAAAGTAAGACCAATGCTGAATATTCCTCAAACATGGATTACAGAAATTACTCATGTTAACGAGCCATTTTATTTTGTTGACGAACAAAGATTCGGTCCTTATAAAATGTGGCATCACGAACATATCTTTACTGAAATTCCCGATGTCGGTGTAGAAATGCAGGATATTGTAACTTATGTTGTTCCGTTTGGAATCCTTGGAAGAATTGCAAACAGTTTGTTTGTGAGGAAAAAAGTTCTGGAAATTTTCGAATACCGCAAAGAAGTTTTGAAAAAAATGTTTGGTCCTTCGGTTAATCGCGAAGGGAAGTTAGAATATTTTACATTGGAAAAGTACTAA
- a CDS encoding PfkB family carbohydrate kinase, with translation MKITSIGEILFDLFPNHKKLGGAPLNFIFHIHKLTGEGNIISRVGKDILGTKAVDEIKFAGLNTDYIQIDRIHPTGVANVMLDEDGNPEFEIDVERAFDFIEVTDEVKHLVNNETNCLYFGTLAQRSETSRNSIQSLFNNRDLKYFCDLNLRNDFYDEEIVEASLKAADFLKVNYKEMGLLNDLLIQIDYNTEKVAFELMEQFNISMIAVTRGKDGSTIFENGKRYDYTSIDVKVKDTTGAGDAFASMLCLGYLQGLEINRINKLANDFAGEICMIDGAIPKNDRIYDNFRELIGIY, from the coding sequence ATGAAAATAACTTCTATTGGAGAGATTCTGTTCGATCTTTTCCCGAATCATAAAAAACTCGGTGGCGCTCCACTTAATTTTATTTTCCACATCCACAAACTCACCGGCGAAGGGAACATAATTAGTCGTGTGGGCAAAGATATACTCGGAACAAAAGCAGTTGATGAAATTAAATTTGCCGGACTTAACACAGATTACATTCAAATTGACCGAATTCATCCAACCGGAGTTGCAAATGTAATGCTTGATGAAGACGGCAATCCGGAGTTTGAAATAGATGTGGAAAGAGCTTTTGATTTTATAGAAGTAACGGATGAAGTAAAGCACCTGGTAAATAATGAAACCAACTGTTTGTATTTTGGAACTTTGGCTCAGCGTTCTGAAACTTCGCGGAACAGCATTCAATCACTTTTTAATAATCGGGATTTAAAATATTTCTGTGATCTGAACCTCAGAAATGATTTTTATGATGAAGAGATTGTTGAAGCATCATTAAAAGCAGCAGATTTTCTGAAAGTTAATTACAAAGAGATGGGTTTGTTAAATGATTTGTTAATACAAATTGATTACAACACCGAAAAAGTTGCTTTTGAACTAATGGAGCAATTTAATATCAGTATGATTGCGGTTACAAGAGGCAAGGATGGTTCTACAATTTTTGAAAACGGAAAACGATATGATTACACATCTATTGATGTAAAGGTGAAAGACACAACAGGTGCGGGAGATGCTTTTGCGTCAATGTTATGTCTCGGATATTTGCAAGGTTTGGAAATTAATCGCATCAATAAACTTGCAAATGACTTTGCTGGTGAAATCTGTATGATTGATGGAGCAATTCCAAAGAATGACAGAATATATGATAACTTCAGAGAATTGATTGGTATTTATTAG